In Papio anubis isolate 15944 chromosome 17, Panubis1.0, whole genome shotgun sequence, the following are encoded in one genomic region:
- the FLII gene encoding protein flightless-1 homolog isoform X4 — protein sequence MEATGVLPFVRGVDLSGNDFKGGYFPENVKAMTSLRWLKLNRTGLCYLPEELAALQKLEHLSVSHNNLTTLHGELSSLPSLRAIVARANCLKNSGVPDDIFKLDDLSVLDLSHNQLTECPRELENAKNMLVLNLSHNSIDTIPNQLFINLTDLLYLDLSENRLESLPPQMRRLVHLQTLVLNGNPLLHAQLRQLPAMTALQTLHLRSTQRTQSNLPTSLEGLSNLADVDLSCNDLTRVPECLYTLPSLRRLNLSSNQITELSLCIDQWVHVETLNLSRNQLTSLPSAICKLSKLKKLYLNSNKLDFDGLPSGIGKLANLEEFMAASNNLELIPESLCRCPKLRKLVLNKNRLVTLPEAIHFLTEIEVLDVRENPNLVMPPKPADRAAEWYNIDFSLQNQLRLAGASPATVAAAAAGSGPKDPMARKMRLRRRKDSAQDDQAKQVLKGMSDVAQEKNKKQEESADARAPGGKVRRWDQGLEKPRLDYSEFFTEDVGQLPGLTIWQIENFVPVLVEEAFHGKFYEADCYIVLKTFLDDSGSLNWEIYYWIGGEATLDKKACSAIHAVNLRNYLGAECRTVREEMGDESEEFLQVFDNDISYIEGGTASGFYTVEDTHYVTRMYRVYGKKNIKLEPVPLKGASLDPRFVFLLDRGLDIYVWRGAQATLSSTTKARLFAEKINKNERKGKAEITLLVQGQELPEFWEALGGEPSEIKKHVPDDFWPPQPKLYKVGLGLGYLELPQINYKLSVEHKQRPKVELMPRMRLLQSLLDTRCVYILDCWSDVFIWLGRKSPRLVRAAALKLGQELCGMLHRPRHATVSRSLEGTEAQVFKAKFKNWDDVLTVDYTRNAEAVLQSPGLSGKVKRDAEKKDQMKADLTALFLPRQPPMSLAEAEQLMEEWNEDLDGMEGFVLEGKKFARLPEEEFGHFYTQDCYVFLCRYWVPVEYEEEEKKEDKEEEKAEGKEGEEATAEAEEKQPEEDFQCIVYFWQGREASNMGWLTFTFSLQKKFESLFPGKLEVVRMTQQQENPKFLSHFKRKFIIHRGKRKAAQGAQQPSLYQIRTNGSALCTRCIQINTDSSLLNSEFCFILKVPFESDDNQGIVYAWVGRASDPDEAKLAEDILNTMFDTSYSKQVINEGEEPENFFWVGIGAQKPYDDDAEYMKHTRLFRCSNEKGYFAVTEKCSDFCQDDLADDDIMLLDNGQEVYMWVGTQTSQVEIKLSLKACQVYIQHMRSKEHERPRRLRLVRKGNEQHAFTRCFHAWSAFRKTLA from the exons ATGGAGGCCACCGGGGTGCTGCCGTTCGTGCGTGGCGTGGACCTCAGCGGCAACGACTTCAAG GGCGGCTACTTCCCTGAGAATGTCAAGGCCATGACCAGCCTGCGATGGCTGAAGCTGAACCGCACTGGCCTCTGCTACCTGCCCGAGGAACTGGCTGCCCTGCAGAAGCTG GAACACTTGTCTGTGAGCCACAACAACCTGACTACGCTTCACGGGGAACTGTCCAGCCTGCCGTCACTGCGT GCCATCGTGGCCCGAGCCAACTGTCTGAAGAATTCCGGAGTCCCCGATGACATCTTCAAGCTAGATGACCTCTCAGTCCTG GACTTGAGCCACAACCAGCTGACGGAGTGCCCGCGGGAGCTGGAGAACGCCAAGAACATGCTGGTGCTGAACCTCAGCCACAACAG TATCGACACCATCCCCAACCAGCTCTTCATCAACCTCACCGACCTGCTGTACCTGGACCTCAGCGAGAACCGCCTGGAGAGCCTGCCCCCGCAGATGCGCCGCCTGGTGCACCTGCAGACGCTCGTGCTCAATGGGAACCCTCTGCTGCATGCACAGCTCCG GCAGCTCCCAGCGATGACCGCCCTACAGACCCTGCACCTGCGGAGCACCCAGCGCACCCAGAGTAACCTCCCCACCAGCCTCGAGGGTCTGAGCAACCTCGCAG ATGTGGACCTGTCCTGCAACGACCTGACGCGGGTGCCTGAGTGCCTGTACACCCTCCCCAGCCTGCGCCGCCTCAACCTCAGCAGCAACCAGATCACAGAGCTGTCCCTGTGCATAGACCAGTGGGTGCACGTGGAAACTCTGAACCTGTCCCGAAATCAGCTCACCTCACTGCCC TCGGCCATTTGCAAGCTGAGCAAGCTGAAGAAGCTGTACCTGAACTCCAACAAGCTGGACTTTGACGGGCTGCCCTCGGGCATCGGCAAGCTCGCCAACCTGGAGGAGTTCATGGCTGCCAGCAACAACCTGGAGCTGATCCCTGAGAGTCTCTGCAg GTGCCCAAAGCTGAGGAAACTGGTCCTGAACAAGAACCGCCTGGTGACCCTCCCAGAAGCCATCCATTTCCTGACGGAGATCGAG GTCCTGGATGTGCGGGAGAACCCCAACCTGGTCATGCCGCCCAAGCCCGCGGACCGTGCCGCTGAGTGGTACAACATCGACTTCTCGCTGCAGAACCAGCTGCGGCTGGCAGGTGCCTCCCCTGCTACCGTGGCCGCGGCTGCAGCTG GGAGTGGGCCCAAGGACCCTATGGCTCGCAAGATGCGGCTGCGGAGGCGCAAGGACTCAGCCCAGGATGACCAGGCCAAGCAGGTGCTGAAAGGCATGTCAGATGTTGCCCAGGAGAAGAACAAAAAGCAGGAG GAGAGCGCAGATGCCCGGGCCCCCGGCGGGAAGGTGCGGCGCTGGGACCAGGGCCTGGAGAAGCCACGCCTTGACTACTCCGAGTTCTTCACGGAGGATGTGGGCCAGCTGCCCGGCCTGACCATCTGGCAGATCGAGAACTTTGTGCCTGTGCTAGTGGAGGAAGCCTTCCACGGCAAGTTCTACGAGGCTGACTGCTACATCGTGCTCAAG ACCTTTCTGGATGACAGCGGCTCCCTCAACTGGGAGATCTACTACTGGATTGGCGGGGAGGCCACACTCGACAAGAAAGCTTGCTCTGCCATCCACGCTGTCAACTTGCGCAACTACCTGGGTGCCGAGTGCCGCACTGTCCGGGAGGAGATGGGCGATGAGAGCGAGGAGTTCCTGCAG gtGTTTGACAACGACATCTCCTACATTGAGGGTGGAACAGCCAGTGGCTTCTACACTGTGGAAGACACGCACTACGTCACCAG GATGTATCGTGTGTATGGGAAAAAGAACATCAAGTTGGAACCTGTGCCCCTCAAGGGAGCCTCTCTGGACCCAAG gtttgttttccttctggaCCGAGGGCTAGACATCTACGTGTGGCGGGGGGCCCAGGCCACACTGAGCAGCACCACCAAGGCCAG GCTCTTTgcagagaaaattaacaagaatgaGCGGAAAGGGAAggccgagatcacactgctggTGCAGGGCCAGGagctcccagagttctgggaggCACTGGGTGGGGAGCCCTCTGAGATCAAGAAGCACGTGCCTGATGACTTCTGGCCGCCCCAGCCCAAGCTGTACAAG GTGGGCCTGGGCTTGGGCTACCTGGAGCTGCCGCAGATCAACTACAAGCTCTCCGTGGAACATAAGCAGCGTCCCAAGGTGGAGCTGATGCCAAGAATGCGGCTG CTGCAGAGTCTGCTGGACACACGCTGCGTGTACATTCTGGACTGTTGGTCTGACGTATTCATCTGGCTCGGCCGCAAGTCCCCGCGCCTGGTGCGCGCTGCTGCCCTCAAGCTGGGTCAGGAGCTGTGCGGGATGCTGCACCGGCCACGCCATGCCACGGTCAGCCGCAGCCTGGAGGGCACCGAGGCGCAG GTGTTCAAGGCCAAGTTCAAGAATTGGGACGACGTGTTGACGGTGGACTACACGCGCAACGCGGAGGCCGTGCTGCAGAGCCCGGGTCTCTCTGGGAAGGTGAAACGCGACGCCGAGAAGAAAGACCAGATGAAGGCTGACCTCACTGCGCTCTTCCTGCCGCGGCAGCCGCCCATGTCGCTGGCGGAG GCAGAGCAGCTGATGGAGGAGTGGAACGAAGACCTAGACGGCATGGAGGGTTTCGTGCTGGAGGGCAAGAAGTTTGCACGGCTGCCGGAAGAGGAGTTTGGCCACTTCTATACGCAGGACTGCTACGTCTTCCTCTGCAG GTACTGGGTGCCCGTGGAGTacgaggaggaggaaaaaaaggaagacaaggaggaggagaaggccgAGGGCAAAGAAGGCGAGGAGGCAAcagctgaggcagaggagaagcAGCCAGAGGAGGACTTCCAGTGCATTGTGTACTTCTGGCAGGGCCGCGAAGCCTCCAACATGGGCTGGCTCACCTTCACCTTCAGCCTGCAGAAGAAGTTCGAGAGCCTCTTCCCTGGGAAGCTGGAG GTGGTACGCATGACGCAGCAGCAGGAGAACCCCAAGTTTCTGTCCCATTTCAAGAGGAAGTTCATCATCCACCGGGGCAAGAGGAAGGCGGCCCAGGGCGCCCAGCAGCCCAGCCTCTACCAGATCCGCACCAACGGCAGCGCCCTCTGCACCCG GTGCATCCAGATCAACACTGACTCCAGTCTTCTCAACTCTGAGTTCTGCTTCATCCTCAAG GTTCCCTTTGAGAGTGACGACAACCAGGGCATCGTGTATGCCTGGGTGGGCCGGGCGTCAGACCCTGACGAAGCCAAGTTGGCAGAAGACATCCTGAACACCATGTTTGACACCTCCTACAGCAAGCAG GTTATCAACGAAGGCGAGGAGCCTGAGAACTTCTTCTGGGTGGGCATTGGGGCACAGAAGCCCTATGATGACGATGCCGAGTACATGAAGCACACACGGCTCTTCCG GTGCTCCAACGAGAAGGGCTACTTCGCAGTGACTGAGAAATGCTCCGATTTTTGTCAAGATGACCTGGCAGATGATGACATCATGTTGCTAGACAACGGCCAAGAG GTCTACATGTGGGTGGGGACCCAGACTAGCCAGGTGGAGATCAAGCTGAGCCTGAAGGCCTGCCAG GTGTATATCCAGCACATGCGGTCCAAGGAACATGAGCGGCCGCGCCGGCTGCGCCTGGTCCGCAAGGGCAACGAGCAGCACGCCTTTACCCGCTGCTTCCATGCCTGGAGTGCCTTCCGCAAGACCCTGGCCTAA
- the FLII gene encoding protein flightless-1 homolog isoform X5: MGTLCCMHSSDVDLSCNDLTRVPECLYTLPSLRRLNLSSNQITELSLCIDQWVHVETLNLSRNQLTSLPSAICKLSKLKKLYLNSNKLDFDGLPSGIGKLANLEEFMAASNNLELIPESLCRCPKLRKLVLNKNRLVTLPEAIHFLTEIEVLDVRENPNLVMPPKPADRAAEWYNIDFSLQNQLRLAGASPATVAAAAAAGSGPKDPMARKMRLRRRKDSAQDDQAKQVLKGMSDVAQEKNKKQEESADARAPGGKVRRWDQGLEKPRLDYSEFFTEDVGQLPGLTIWQIENFVPVLVEEAFHGKFYEADCYIVLKTFLDDSGSLNWEIYYWIGGEATLDKKACSAIHAVNLRNYLGAECRTVREEMGDESEEFLQVFDNDISYIEGGTASGFYTVEDTHYVTRMYRVYGKKNIKLEPVPLKGASLDPRFVFLLDRGLDIYVWRGAQATLSSTTKARLFAEKINKNERKGKAEITLLVQGQELPEFWEALGGEPSEIKKHVPDDFWPPQPKLYKVGLGLGYLELPQINYKLSVEHKQRPKVELMPRMRLLQSLLDTRCVYILDCWSDVFIWLGRKSPRLVRAAALKLGQELCGMLHRPRHATVSRSLEGTEAQVFKAKFKNWDDVLTVDYTRNAEAVLQSPGLSGKVKRDAEKKDQMKADLTALFLPRQPPMSLAEAEQLMEEWNEDLDGMEGFVLEGKKFARLPEEEFGHFYTQDCYVFLCRYWVPVEYEEEEKKEDKEEEKAEGKEGEEATAEAEEKQPEEDFQCIVYFWQGREASNMGWLTFTFSLQKKFESLFPGKLEVVRMTQQQENPKFLSHFKRKFIIHRGKRKAAQGAQQPSLYQIRTNGSALCTRCIQINTDSSLLNSEFCFILKVPFESDDNQGIVYAWVGRASDPDEAKLAEDILNTMFDTSYSKQVINEGEEPENFFWVGIGAQKPYDDDAEYMKHTRLFRCSNEKGYFAVTEKCSDFCQDDLADDDIMLLDNGQEVYMWVGTQTSQVEIKLSLKACQVSWVEGGPRWACGQGGVITQGSLSPCQVYIQHMRSKEHERPRRLRLVRKGNEQHAFTRCFHAWSAFRKTLA, encoded by the exons ATGGGAACCCTCTGCTGCATGCACAGCTCCG ATGTGGACCTGTCCTGCAACGACCTGACGCGGGTGCCTGAGTGCCTGTACACCCTCCCCAGCCTGCGCCGCCTCAACCTCAGCAGCAACCAGATCACAGAGCTGTCCCTGTGCATAGACCAGTGGGTGCACGTGGAAACTCTGAACCTGTCCCGAAATCAGCTCACCTCACTGCCC TCGGCCATTTGCAAGCTGAGCAAGCTGAAGAAGCTGTACCTGAACTCCAACAAGCTGGACTTTGACGGGCTGCCCTCGGGCATCGGCAAGCTCGCCAACCTGGAGGAGTTCATGGCTGCCAGCAACAACCTGGAGCTGATCCCTGAGAGTCTCTGCAg GTGCCCAAAGCTGAGGAAACTGGTCCTGAACAAGAACCGCCTGGTGACCCTCCCAGAAGCCATCCATTTCCTGACGGAGATCGAG GTCCTGGATGTGCGGGAGAACCCCAACCTGGTCATGCCGCCCAAGCCCGCGGACCGTGCCGCTGAGTGGTACAACATCGACTTCTCGCTGCAGAACCAGCTGCGGCTGGCAGGTGCCTCCCCTGCTACCGTGGCCGCGGCTGCAGCTG CAGGGAGTGGGCCCAAGGACCCTATGGCTCGCAAGATGCGGCTGCGGAGGCGCAAGGACTCAGCCCAGGATGACCAGGCCAAGCAGGTGCTGAAAGGCATGTCAGATGTTGCCCAGGAGAAGAACAAAAAGCAGGAG GAGAGCGCAGATGCCCGGGCCCCCGGCGGGAAGGTGCGGCGCTGGGACCAGGGCCTGGAGAAGCCACGCCTTGACTACTCCGAGTTCTTCACGGAGGATGTGGGCCAGCTGCCCGGCCTGACCATCTGGCAGATCGAGAACTTTGTGCCTGTGCTAGTGGAGGAAGCCTTCCACGGCAAGTTCTACGAGGCTGACTGCTACATCGTGCTCAAG ACCTTTCTGGATGACAGCGGCTCCCTCAACTGGGAGATCTACTACTGGATTGGCGGGGAGGCCACACTCGACAAGAAAGCTTGCTCTGCCATCCACGCTGTCAACTTGCGCAACTACCTGGGTGCCGAGTGCCGCACTGTCCGGGAGGAGATGGGCGATGAGAGCGAGGAGTTCCTGCAG gtGTTTGACAACGACATCTCCTACATTGAGGGTGGAACAGCCAGTGGCTTCTACACTGTGGAAGACACGCACTACGTCACCAG GATGTATCGTGTGTATGGGAAAAAGAACATCAAGTTGGAACCTGTGCCCCTCAAGGGAGCCTCTCTGGACCCAAG gtttgttttccttctggaCCGAGGGCTAGACATCTACGTGTGGCGGGGGGCCCAGGCCACACTGAGCAGCACCACCAAGGCCAG GCTCTTTgcagagaaaattaacaagaatgaGCGGAAAGGGAAggccgagatcacactgctggTGCAGGGCCAGGagctcccagagttctgggaggCACTGGGTGGGGAGCCCTCTGAGATCAAGAAGCACGTGCCTGATGACTTCTGGCCGCCCCAGCCCAAGCTGTACAAG GTGGGCCTGGGCTTGGGCTACCTGGAGCTGCCGCAGATCAACTACAAGCTCTCCGTGGAACATAAGCAGCGTCCCAAGGTGGAGCTGATGCCAAGAATGCGGCTG CTGCAGAGTCTGCTGGACACACGCTGCGTGTACATTCTGGACTGTTGGTCTGACGTATTCATCTGGCTCGGCCGCAAGTCCCCGCGCCTGGTGCGCGCTGCTGCCCTCAAGCTGGGTCAGGAGCTGTGCGGGATGCTGCACCGGCCACGCCATGCCACGGTCAGCCGCAGCCTGGAGGGCACCGAGGCGCAG GTGTTCAAGGCCAAGTTCAAGAATTGGGACGACGTGTTGACGGTGGACTACACGCGCAACGCGGAGGCCGTGCTGCAGAGCCCGGGTCTCTCTGGGAAGGTGAAACGCGACGCCGAGAAGAAAGACCAGATGAAGGCTGACCTCACTGCGCTCTTCCTGCCGCGGCAGCCGCCCATGTCGCTGGCGGAG GCAGAGCAGCTGATGGAGGAGTGGAACGAAGACCTAGACGGCATGGAGGGTTTCGTGCTGGAGGGCAAGAAGTTTGCACGGCTGCCGGAAGAGGAGTTTGGCCACTTCTATACGCAGGACTGCTACGTCTTCCTCTGCAG GTACTGGGTGCCCGTGGAGTacgaggaggaggaaaaaaaggaagacaaggaggaggagaaggccgAGGGCAAAGAAGGCGAGGAGGCAAcagctgaggcagaggagaagcAGCCAGAGGAGGACTTCCAGTGCATTGTGTACTTCTGGCAGGGCCGCGAAGCCTCCAACATGGGCTGGCTCACCTTCACCTTCAGCCTGCAGAAGAAGTTCGAGAGCCTCTTCCCTGGGAAGCTGGAG GTGGTACGCATGACGCAGCAGCAGGAGAACCCCAAGTTTCTGTCCCATTTCAAGAGGAAGTTCATCATCCACCGGGGCAAGAGGAAGGCGGCCCAGGGCGCCCAGCAGCCCAGCCTCTACCAGATCCGCACCAACGGCAGCGCCCTCTGCACCCG GTGCATCCAGATCAACACTGACTCCAGTCTTCTCAACTCTGAGTTCTGCTTCATCCTCAAG GTTCCCTTTGAGAGTGACGACAACCAGGGCATCGTGTATGCCTGGGTGGGCCGGGCGTCAGACCCTGACGAAGCCAAGTTGGCAGAAGACATCCTGAACACCATGTTTGACACCTCCTACAGCAAGCAG GTTATCAACGAAGGCGAGGAGCCTGAGAACTTCTTCTGGGTGGGCATTGGGGCACAGAAGCCCTATGATGACGATGCCGAGTACATGAAGCACACACGGCTCTTCCG GTGCTCCAACGAGAAGGGCTACTTCGCAGTGACTGAGAAATGCTCCGATTTTTGTCAAGATGACCTGGCAGATGATGACATCATGTTGCTAGACAACGGCCAAGAG GTCTACATGTGGGTGGGGACCCAGACTAGCCAGGTGGAGATCAAGCTGAGCCTGAAGGCCTGCCAGGTAAGCTGGGTGGAGGGAGGGCCGAGGTGGGCCTGTGGGCAGGGCGGGGTCATCACCCAAGGCTCGCTGTCCCCTTGCCAGGTGTATATCCAGCACATGCGGTCCAAGGAACATGAGCGGCCGCGCCGGCTGCGCCTGGTCCGCAAGGGCAACGAGCAGCACGCCTTTACCCGCTGCTTCCATGCCTGGAGTGCCTTCCGCAAGACCCTGGCCTAA
- the FLII gene encoding protein flightless-1 homolog isoform X2 produces MEATGVLPFVRGVDLSGNDFKGGYFPENVKAMTSLRWLKLNRTGLCYLPEELAALQKLEHLSVSHNNLTTLHGELSSLPSLRAIVARANCLKNSGVPDDIFKLDDLSVLDLSHNQLTECPRELENAKNMLVLNLSHNSIDTIPNQLFINLTDLLYLDLSENRLESLPPQMRRLVHLQTLVLNGNPLLHAQLRQLPAMTALQTLHLRSTQRTQSNLPTSLEGLSNLADVDLSCNDLTRVPECLYTLPSLRRLNLSSNQITELSLCIDQWVHVETLNLSRNQLTSLPSAICKLSKLKKLYLNSNKLDFDGLPSGIGKLANLEEFMAASNNLELIPESLCRCPKLRKLVLNKNRLVTLPEAIHFLTEIEVLDVRENPNLVMPPKPADRAAEWYNIDFSLQNQLRLAGASPATVAAAAAGSGPKDPMARKMRLRRRKDSAQDDQAKQVLKGMSDVAQEKNKKQEESADARAPGGKVRRWDQGLEKPRLDYSEFFTEDVGQLPGLTIWQIENFVPVLVEEAFHGKFYEADCYIVLKTFLDDSGSLNWEIYYWIGGEATLDKKACSAIHAVNLRNYLGAECRTVREEMGDESEEFLQVFDNDISYIEGGTASGFYTVEDTHYVTRMYRVYGKKNIKLEPVPLKGASLDPRFVFLLDRGLDIYVWRGAQATLSSTTKARLFAEKINKNERKGKAEITLLVQGQELPEFWEALGGEPSEIKKHVPDDFWPPQPKLYKVGLGLGYLELPQINYKLSVEHKQRPKVELMPRMRLLQSLLDTRCVYILDCWSDVFIWLGRKSPRLVRAAALKLGQELCGMLHRPRHATVSRSLEGTEAQVFKAKFKNWDDVLTVDYTRNAEAVLQSPGLSGKVKRDAEKKDQMKADLTALFLPRQPPMSLAEAEQLMEEWNEDLDGMEGFVLEGKKFARLPEEEFGHFYTQDCYVFLCRYWVPVEYEEEEKKEDKEEEKAEGKEGEEATAEAEEKQPEEDFQCIVYFWQGREASNMGWLTFTFSLQKKFESLFPGKLEVVRMTQQQENPKFLSHFKRKFIIHRGKRKAAQGAQQPSLYQIRTNGSALCTRCIQINTDSSLLNSEFCFILKVPFESDDNQGIVYAWVGRASDPDEAKLAEDILNTMFDTSYSKQVINEGEEPENFFWVGIGAQKPYDDDAEYMKHTRLFRCSNEKGYFAVTEKCSDFCQDDLADDDIMLLDNGQEVYMWVGTQTSQVEIKLSLKACQVSWVEGGPRWACGQGGVITQGSLSPCQVYIQHMRSKEHERPRRLRLVRKGNEQHAFTRCFHAWSAFRKTLA; encoded by the exons ATGGAGGCCACCGGGGTGCTGCCGTTCGTGCGTGGCGTGGACCTCAGCGGCAACGACTTCAAG GGCGGCTACTTCCCTGAGAATGTCAAGGCCATGACCAGCCTGCGATGGCTGAAGCTGAACCGCACTGGCCTCTGCTACCTGCCCGAGGAACTGGCTGCCCTGCAGAAGCTG GAACACTTGTCTGTGAGCCACAACAACCTGACTACGCTTCACGGGGAACTGTCCAGCCTGCCGTCACTGCGT GCCATCGTGGCCCGAGCCAACTGTCTGAAGAATTCCGGAGTCCCCGATGACATCTTCAAGCTAGATGACCTCTCAGTCCTG GACTTGAGCCACAACCAGCTGACGGAGTGCCCGCGGGAGCTGGAGAACGCCAAGAACATGCTGGTGCTGAACCTCAGCCACAACAG TATCGACACCATCCCCAACCAGCTCTTCATCAACCTCACCGACCTGCTGTACCTGGACCTCAGCGAGAACCGCCTGGAGAGCCTGCCCCCGCAGATGCGCCGCCTGGTGCACCTGCAGACGCTCGTGCTCAATGGGAACCCTCTGCTGCATGCACAGCTCCG GCAGCTCCCAGCGATGACCGCCCTACAGACCCTGCACCTGCGGAGCACCCAGCGCACCCAGAGTAACCTCCCCACCAGCCTCGAGGGTCTGAGCAACCTCGCAG ATGTGGACCTGTCCTGCAACGACCTGACGCGGGTGCCTGAGTGCCTGTACACCCTCCCCAGCCTGCGCCGCCTCAACCTCAGCAGCAACCAGATCACAGAGCTGTCCCTGTGCATAGACCAGTGGGTGCACGTGGAAACTCTGAACCTGTCCCGAAATCAGCTCACCTCACTGCCC TCGGCCATTTGCAAGCTGAGCAAGCTGAAGAAGCTGTACCTGAACTCCAACAAGCTGGACTTTGACGGGCTGCCCTCGGGCATCGGCAAGCTCGCCAACCTGGAGGAGTTCATGGCTGCCAGCAACAACCTGGAGCTGATCCCTGAGAGTCTCTGCAg GTGCCCAAAGCTGAGGAAACTGGTCCTGAACAAGAACCGCCTGGTGACCCTCCCAGAAGCCATCCATTTCCTGACGGAGATCGAG GTCCTGGATGTGCGGGAGAACCCCAACCTGGTCATGCCGCCCAAGCCCGCGGACCGTGCCGCTGAGTGGTACAACATCGACTTCTCGCTGCAGAACCAGCTGCGGCTGGCAGGTGCCTCCCCTGCTACCGTGGCCGCGGCTGCAGCTG GGAGTGGGCCCAAGGACCCTATGGCTCGCAAGATGCGGCTGCGGAGGCGCAAGGACTCAGCCCAGGATGACCAGGCCAAGCAGGTGCTGAAAGGCATGTCAGATGTTGCCCAGGAGAAGAACAAAAAGCAGGAG GAGAGCGCAGATGCCCGGGCCCCCGGCGGGAAGGTGCGGCGCTGGGACCAGGGCCTGGAGAAGCCACGCCTTGACTACTCCGAGTTCTTCACGGAGGATGTGGGCCAGCTGCCCGGCCTGACCATCTGGCAGATCGAGAACTTTGTGCCTGTGCTAGTGGAGGAAGCCTTCCACGGCAAGTTCTACGAGGCTGACTGCTACATCGTGCTCAAG ACCTTTCTGGATGACAGCGGCTCCCTCAACTGGGAGATCTACTACTGGATTGGCGGGGAGGCCACACTCGACAAGAAAGCTTGCTCTGCCATCCACGCTGTCAACTTGCGCAACTACCTGGGTGCCGAGTGCCGCACTGTCCGGGAGGAGATGGGCGATGAGAGCGAGGAGTTCCTGCAG gtGTTTGACAACGACATCTCCTACATTGAGGGTGGAACAGCCAGTGGCTTCTACACTGTGGAAGACACGCACTACGTCACCAG GATGTATCGTGTGTATGGGAAAAAGAACATCAAGTTGGAACCTGTGCCCCTCAAGGGAGCCTCTCTGGACCCAAG gtttgttttccttctggaCCGAGGGCTAGACATCTACGTGTGGCGGGGGGCCCAGGCCACACTGAGCAGCACCACCAAGGCCAG GCTCTTTgcagagaaaattaacaagaatgaGCGGAAAGGGAAggccgagatcacactgctggTGCAGGGCCAGGagctcccagagttctgggaggCACTGGGTGGGGAGCCCTCTGAGATCAAGAAGCACGTGCCTGATGACTTCTGGCCGCCCCAGCCCAAGCTGTACAAG GTGGGCCTGGGCTTGGGCTACCTGGAGCTGCCGCAGATCAACTACAAGCTCTCCGTGGAACATAAGCAGCGTCCCAAGGTGGAGCTGATGCCAAGAATGCGGCTG CTGCAGAGTCTGCTGGACACACGCTGCGTGTACATTCTGGACTGTTGGTCTGACGTATTCATCTGGCTCGGCCGCAAGTCCCCGCGCCTGGTGCGCGCTGCTGCCCTCAAGCTGGGTCAGGAGCTGTGCGGGATGCTGCACCGGCCACGCCATGCCACGGTCAGCCGCAGCCTGGAGGGCACCGAGGCGCAG GTGTTCAAGGCCAAGTTCAAGAATTGGGACGACGTGTTGACGGTGGACTACACGCGCAACGCGGAGGCCGTGCTGCAGAGCCCGGGTCTCTCTGGGAAGGTGAAACGCGACGCCGAGAAGAAAGACCAGATGAAGGCTGACCTCACTGCGCTCTTCCTGCCGCGGCAGCCGCCCATGTCGCTGGCGGAG GCAGAGCAGCTGATGGAGGAGTGGAACGAAGACCTAGACGGCATGGAGGGTTTCGTGCTGGAGGGCAAGAAGTTTGCACGGCTGCCGGAAGAGGAGTTTGGCCACTTCTATACGCAGGACTGCTACGTCTTCCTCTGCAG GTACTGGGTGCCCGTGGAGTacgaggaggaggaaaaaaaggaagacaaggaggaggagaaggccgAGGGCAAAGAAGGCGAGGAGGCAAcagctgaggcagaggagaagcAGCCAGAGGAGGACTTCCAGTGCATTGTGTACTTCTGGCAGGGCCGCGAAGCCTCCAACATGGGCTGGCTCACCTTCACCTTCAGCCTGCAGAAGAAGTTCGAGAGCCTCTTCCCTGGGAAGCTGGAG GTGGTACGCATGACGCAGCAGCAGGAGAACCCCAAGTTTCTGTCCCATTTCAAGAGGAAGTTCATCATCCACCGGGGCAAGAGGAAGGCGGCCCAGGGCGCCCAGCAGCCCAGCCTCTACCAGATCCGCACCAACGGCAGCGCCCTCTGCACCCG GTGCATCCAGATCAACACTGACTCCAGTCTTCTCAACTCTGAGTTCTGCTTCATCCTCAAG GTTCCCTTTGAGAGTGACGACAACCAGGGCATCGTGTATGCCTGGGTGGGCCGGGCGTCAGACCCTGACGAAGCCAAGTTGGCAGAAGACATCCTGAACACCATGTTTGACACCTCCTACAGCAAGCAG GTTATCAACGAAGGCGAGGAGCCTGAGAACTTCTTCTGGGTGGGCATTGGGGCACAGAAGCCCTATGATGACGATGCCGAGTACATGAAGCACACACGGCTCTTCCG GTGCTCCAACGAGAAGGGCTACTTCGCAGTGACTGAGAAATGCTCCGATTTTTGTCAAGATGACCTGGCAGATGATGACATCATGTTGCTAGACAACGGCCAAGAG GTCTACATGTGGGTGGGGACCCAGACTAGCCAGGTGGAGATCAAGCTGAGCCTGAAGGCCTGCCAGGTAAGCTGGGTGGAGGGAGGGCCGAGGTGGGCCTGTGGGCAGGGCGGGGTCATCACCCAAGGCTCGCTGTCCCCTTGCCAGGTGTATATCCAGCACATGCGGTCCAAGGAACATGAGCGGCCGCGCCGGCTGCGCCTGGTCCGCAAGGGCAACGAGCAGCACGCCTTTACCCGCTGCTTCCATGCCTGGAGTGCCTTCCGCAAGACCCTGGCCTAA